The following proteins come from a genomic window of Chionomys nivalis chromosome 9, mChiNiv1.1, whole genome shotgun sequence:
- the Dlgap4 gene encoding disks large-associated protein 4 isoform X4 yields the protein MALCLELLKQCSSCLVAYKKTPPPVPPRTTSKPFISVTVQSSTESAQDTYLDSQDHKSEVTSQSGLSNSSDSLDSSTRPPSVTRGGISPGPEAPEPPPKHAALKSEQGTLTSSESHSEAIPKRKLSSIGIQVDCIQPVPKEEPSPATKFQSIGVQVEDDWRSSVPSHSMSSRRDTDSDTQDANDSSCKSSERSLPDCTPHPNSISIDAGPRQAPKIAQIKRNLSYGDNSDPALEASSLPPPDPWLETSSSSPAEPAQPGACRRDGYWFLKLLQAETERLEGWCCQMDKETKENNLSEEVLGKVLSAVGSAQLLMSQKFQQFRGLCEQNLNPDANPRPTAQDLAGFWDLLQLSIEDISLKFDELYHLKANSWQLVETPEKRKEEKKPPPPVPKKPAKSKAAMSRDKASDAGDKQRQEARKRLLAAKRAASVRQNSATESADSIEIYVPEAQTRL from the exons GTTCATCATGCCTCGTGGCTTATAAGAAGACCCCACCACCGGTCCCTCCACGTACTACATCAAAGCCGTTCATCTCAGTCACTGTCCAGAGCAGTACTGAGTCTGCTCAGGACACCTACCTGGACAGTCAAGACCACAAGAGTGAAGTGACAAGTCAGTCCGGCTTGAGCAACTCATCAGATAGCCTGGACAGCAGTACCCGACCACCCAGCGTGACACGTGGTGGAATCAGCCCAGGCCCTGAAGCTCCGGAGCCACCCCCTAAGCATGCAGCTCTGAAGAGTGAACAAGGGACACTGACGAGCTCTGAGTCCCATTCCGAGGCCATCCCCAAAAGGAAACTGTCGTCGATAGGAATACAA GTTGACTGCATTCAGCCAGTGCCAAAAGAGGAGCCCAGTCCCGCTACCAAATTCCAGTCCATCGGGGTTCAGGTAGAGGACGACTGGCG AAGCAGCGTCCCCTCTCACAGCATGTCCTCCCGTCGGGACACTGACTCCGATACCCAGGATGCCAATGACTCCAGCTgtaagtcatctgagaggagtcTCCCAGACTGTACCCCACACCCCAATTCCATCAGCATTGATGCTGGCCCCCGACAGGCCCCCAAGATTGCCCAGATCAAGCGCAACCTCTCCTATGGAGATAACAGTGACCCTGCCCTGGAGGCGTCTTCGCTGCCCCCACCTGACCCTTGGCTGGAGACTTCCTCCAGCTCCCCAGCAGAGCCAGCCCAGCCCGGAGCCTGCCGCAGGGATGGCTACTGGTTCCTGAAGCTCCTtcaggcagaaacagagagactgGAAGGCTGGTGCTGCCAGATGGACAAGGAGACCAAAGAGAACAACCTCTCTGAAGAAG TCTTAGGAAAAGTCCTCAGTGCTGTGGGCAGCGCCCAACTCCTGATGTCCCAGAAATTCCAGCAGTTCCGGGGTCTCTGTGAGCAGAACTTG AACCCTGATGCCAACCCCCGTCCAACAGCCCAGGACCTGGCAGGGTTCTGGGACCTGCTGCAGCTGTCCATCGAGGACATCAGCCTGAAGTTTGACGAGCTCTACCACCTCAAGGCCAACAGCTGGCAGCTGGTGGAGACCCCCGAGAAGAGGAAG gaagagaagaaaccaCCTCCTCCGGTTCCGAAGAAGCCAGCCAAATCCAAGGCGGCAATGAGCCGCGACAAAGCCTCAGACGCGGGGGACAAGCAGCGTCAGGAGGCCAGAAAGAGACTCCTGGCAGCCAAGCGAGCAGCATCTGTGCGGCAGAACTCAGCCACAGAGAGTGCGGACAGCATCGAGATTTATGTCCCTGAGGCCCAGACCAGGCTCTAA